The proteins below are encoded in one region of Pseudomonas sp. SCB32:
- the flgL gene encoding flagellar hook-associated protein FlgL yields MRITNAQITAMMSGSMNNSSAALGKLMQQMSTGKRILQPSDDPIASVRMLRIQREEASLAQYRTNISSVSSNLSTQETNLQATSDAMLNVRDLLLWAANGSNASKDLNAMAGELENIEKTIVSFVNVRDEEGRYLFSGTLSDTAAVTYEPLTDSYVATGNDKSRQVAVANGVQVEENVTALGVFGGGMDFLNQLHAAVKLLKDPALDTTDPAVQAQITAAVDSLDRGHDGVLGAITELGGRQNTLTMLNSSNEEVSLVNQKINGELSQLDYAGASIDLNSYQLALQATQKTYLKLNDLSLFSRL; encoded by the coding sequence ATGCGGATTACCAACGCACAGATCACCGCAATGATGAGCGGTTCGATGAACAACAGTTCGGCGGCCCTGGGCAAGCTGATGCAGCAGATGTCCACCGGCAAGCGCATCCTCCAGCCTTCCGACGATCCCATCGCCAGCGTGCGCATGCTGCGCATCCAGCGCGAAGAGGCGAGCCTGGCGCAGTACCGCACCAACATCAGCAGCGTCTCGAGCAATCTATCGACCCAGGAGACCAACCTGCAGGCCACCTCCGACGCCATGCTCAACGTGCGCGACCTGTTGCTGTGGGCGGCCAACGGCTCGAATGCGTCCAAGGACCTCAACGCCATGGCCGGCGAGCTGGAGAACATCGAGAAGACCATCGTCAGCTTCGTCAACGTGCGCGACGAGGAGGGCCGCTACCTGTTCTCCGGCACCTTGAGCGACACCGCCGCGGTGACCTACGAGCCGCTCACCGATAGCTACGTCGCCACCGGCAACGACAAGTCGCGCCAGGTCGCCGTAGCCAACGGCGTGCAGGTGGAGGAGAACGTCACCGCGCTGGGCGTGTTCGGCGGCGGTATGGATTTCCTCAACCAGCTGCACGCTGCCGTGAAGCTGCTCAAGGACCCTGCGCTGGACACCACAGACCCGGCGGTGCAAGCGCAGATCACCGCGGCCGTCGACAGCCTCGACCGCGGCCACGACGGCGTGTTGGGCGCCATCACCGAACTGGGCGGCCGGCAGAACACCCTGACCATGCTCAATTCGAGCAACGAGGAAGTCTCGCTGGTGAACCAGAAGATCAATGGCGAGCTGTCGCAGCTGGATTACGCCGGCGCCAGCATCGACCTGAACAGCTACCAGCTCGCGCTCCAGGCCACGCAGAAGACCTACCTGAAGCTCAACGACCTGTCGCTGTTCAGCCGCCTGTAG
- the flgN gene encoding flagellar protein FlgN, with product MTQRARLLQVIEQDIQQDGRDCLALRDRLQELYRHLQARDSAQIEALNPEIQTLLDAIATRAQRRSKALRAFSLPLDAEGMRTLLSNYTPARRADLQQEWLQLGQLTAQCKRLNERNGKLLAMHHDILSQLLGNPGEQAVYSAYSGY from the coding sequence ATGACCCAGCGCGCGCGGTTGCTGCAGGTAATCGAGCAGGACATCCAGCAGGATGGCCGCGATTGCCTGGCGCTGCGCGACCGCCTGCAGGAGCTCTACCGCCACCTGCAGGCACGGGACAGCGCGCAGATCGAAGCGCTGAACCCGGAAATCCAGACCCTGCTCGACGCCATCGCCACCCGCGCCCAGCGGCGCAGCAAGGCCCTGCGCGCCTTCAGCCTGCCGCTGGATGCCGAGGGCATGCGCACGCTGCTCTCCAACTACACGCCGGCGCGCCGTGCGGACCTGCAGCAGGAGTGGCTGCAACTCGGCCAGCTCACCGCCCAGTGCAAGCGCCTCAACGAGCGCAACGGCAAACTGCTGGCGATGCACCACGACATCCTCAGCCAGCTCCTGGGCAACCCAGGCGAGCAGGCGGTGTATTCGGCGTACTCGGGGTACTGA
- a CDS encoding sigma-54 dependent transcriptional regulator, with protein MDQLCETLLEEPPAQKKVAIIGPSSDAAHALLLQALLAEGCRVERFASFAELARARSDAALLFVLAGAFPAPDLYAQVGALLSDGSERDLVPIVGYDEQDKAATLLDLGCVDYLLSPFGAGQLAALLRRQEASSAAQDLFVSRSQAGRRLLAMAQRVAQTRAPILVTGETGTGKELLARYIHGIATPDAPFIAVNCAAIPEAMLESILFGHERGAFTGAVNVQPGKFELANGGTLLLDEIGELPLALQAKLLRVLQEQRVERLGGRREIELDVRIIAATNRNLQLEVAEGRFRADLMFRLDVLPLHISPLRERKEDVLPLARRFIRQYAPQDAEHDLLTEAAGRALLQHDWPGNVRELENTLQRALVLRNGLFIQPRDLGLAAPEVPLATVAAVLPLAAESGRAALRASGKLAEYQHVIDTIRRFGGHKTKAAESLGMTTRALRYRLNAMREQGVQVQF; from the coding sequence ATCGACCAGTTATGTGAAACGCTGCTCGAAGAGCCGCCTGCGCAGAAGAAAGTTGCGATCATCGGGCCATCCTCGGACGCCGCTCACGCTCTCCTTTTACAGGCACTGTTGGCCGAAGGCTGCCGTGTCGAGCGCTTCGCAAGCTTCGCCGAACTGGCCCGTGCACGCAGCGATGCCGCGCTGCTGTTCGTCCTCGCCGGCGCGTTCCCCGCACCCGATCTCTATGCCCAGGTCGGCGCCCTGCTCAGCGATGGCAGCGAGCGCGACCTGGTGCCCATCGTCGGCTATGACGAACAGGACAAGGCAGCCACCCTGCTCGACCTGGGCTGCGTCGACTACCTGCTCTCCCCCTTCGGCGCCGGCCAGCTCGCCGCGCTGCTGCGTCGACAGGAAGCCTCCAGCGCCGCCCAGGACCTGTTCGTCTCCCGCTCCCAGGCCGGCCGCCGCCTGCTGGCCATGGCCCAGCGTGTGGCGCAGACTCGCGCGCCGATCCTGGTCACCGGCGAAACAGGCACCGGCAAGGAGCTGCTGGCCCGCTACATCCATGGCATCGCCACCCCGGACGCGCCCTTCATCGCGGTGAACTGTGCGGCGATCCCCGAGGCGATGCTCGAATCCATCCTCTTCGGCCATGAACGCGGCGCCTTCACCGGCGCGGTGAATGTCCAGCCGGGCAAGTTCGAACTGGCCAACGGCGGCACCCTGCTGCTGGACGAAATCGGCGAACTGCCGCTGGCCCTGCAGGCCAAGTTGCTGCGCGTGCTGCAGGAGCAACGCGTGGAGCGCCTGGGCGGACGCCGCGAGATCGAGCTGGACGTGCGCATCATCGCCGCCACCAACCGCAACCTGCAGCTGGAAGTCGCCGAGGGCCGCTTCCGCGCCGACCTGATGTTCCGCCTCGACGTGCTGCCACTGCACATCTCGCCGCTGCGCGAGCGCAAGGAAGACGTGCTGCCGCTGGCGCGCCGCTTCATTCGCCAGTACGCGCCGCAGGACGCCGAGCACGACCTGCTCACCGAGGCCGCCGGCCGCGCGCTGTTGCAACACGACTGGCCGGGCAACGTGCGCGAGCTGGAGAACACCCTGCAGCGCGCCCTGGTACTGCGCAACGGCCTGTTCATCCAGCCCCGCGACCTGGGGCTGGCCGCGCCGGAAGTCCCTTTGGCCACCGTCGCCGCGGTCCTCCCGCTGGCTGCCGAAAGCGGCCGCGCCGCGCTGCGCGCCAGCGGCAAGCTCGCCGAGTACCAGCACGTGATCGACACCATCCGCCGCTTCGGCGGGCACAAGACCAAGGCCGCCGAAAGCCTGGGCATGACTACCCGCGCGCTGCGCTACCGGCTCAACGCGATGCGCGAGCAGGGCGTGCAGGTGCAGTTCTGA
- a CDS encoding FliG C-terminal domain-containing protein: protein MTDTSLPEETKKRGPQMRAVSSLEQAAILMLSMGDEASAGILRNFSREEIVSISQAMARLSNVKQNTVSDVIGRFFDDYKLQSSIKGASRSYLAGMLGKALGSDITRNLLDSIYGEEIRAKMARMEWIDPKQFAALIAKEHAQMQAVFLAFLPPGMATDVLEAMPAERQDELLFRIANLSEVNSDVIAELEQLIDRSLRVLSTQGSQVRGVKQAADIMNRFKGDRNQMFELLRAHNDSLVEKIEDEMYDFFILSRQNQEVLQTLLEVIPLDEWVVALKGAEPELVRAIQGAMPKRQMQQMESINRRQGPVPLSRVEQVRKDIMGVVRELAAEGDLQVQLFREQTVE from the coding sequence ATGACCGACACGAGCCTGCCTGAAGAAACGAAAAAGCGCGGCCCGCAGATGCGCGCCGTGAGCTCCCTGGAACAGGCCGCGATCCTCATGCTGAGCATGGGCGACGAAGCCTCCGCGGGCATCCTGCGCAACTTCAGCCGCGAGGAGATCGTCAGCATCAGCCAGGCGATGGCGCGGCTGTCCAACGTCAAGCAGAACACCGTCTCCGACGTCATCGGACGGTTCTTCGACGACTACAAGCTGCAGTCCAGCATCAAGGGCGCGTCGCGTTCCTACCTCGCCGGCATGCTCGGCAAGGCGCTGGGCAGCGACATCACGCGCAACCTGCTGGACAGCATCTATGGCGAGGAAATCCGCGCCAAGATGGCGCGCATGGAGTGGATCGACCCCAAGCAGTTCGCCGCGCTGATCGCCAAGGAGCACGCGCAGATGCAGGCGGTGTTCCTCGCCTTCCTGCCGCCGGGCATGGCCACCGACGTGCTCGAGGCGATGCCCGCCGAGCGCCAGGACGAGCTGCTGTTCCGCATCGCCAATCTGAGCGAGGTGAACAGCGACGTCATCGCGGAGCTTGAGCAACTGATCGACCGCAGCCTGCGCGTGCTCTCCACCCAGGGCTCGCAAGTGCGCGGGGTGAAGCAGGCGGCGGACATCATGAACCGCTTCAAGGGCGACCGTAACCAGATGTTCGAGCTGCTGCGCGCGCACAACGATTCGCTGGTGGAGAAGATCGAGGACGAGATGTACGACTTCTTCATCCTCTCCCGGCAGAACCAGGAAGTGCTGCAGACCTTGCTGGAAGTCATCCCGCTGGACGAGTGGGTGGTTGCCCTCAAGGGCGCCGAGCCCGAGCTGGTGCGCGCCATCCAGGGCGCCATGCCGAAGCGCCAGATGCAGCAGATGGAATCCATCAACCGCCGCCAGGGCCCGGTGCCGCTGAGCCGCGTGGAGCAGGTGCGCAAGGACATCATGGGCGTGGTGCGCGAGCTGGCCGCCGAGGGCGACCTGCAGGTGCAGCTGTTCCGCGAGCAGACGGTGGAGTAA
- the flgK gene encoding flagellar hook-associated protein FlgK, whose amino-acid sequence MSMLSQIGYSGLRAAQIALSTSGQNVANANTPGFSRLNPVLASLAGEGGLNVGGGVVVTSIRRMANDFQNQQLWRATTEQSYYDSGQQYLSALEGLMGGEGSSISVGLDNFFAALSEATATPGSVALRQQIINETKNLAQRFNGLSGNIDSQLRALQEQRASMVGEMNGLTTNLAALNKQIVEVGSAGGDTTALRDHRESLVQDLSKYAAIRVNEVPDGSLTVSLANGQPLVAGISAGQLAINRTASGEQEIALTFVGTRFPLTQDGMGGALGALYDTEYDSLRPNQDALHEMAGQFAQMVNDTLAKGFDLKGNPGQALLTYNAGSTTAMLTVNGLKPEELALSDTAGETGNNVNLLALLDLKGQTITVGGSQVTLNDAFAGLLGKVASASRQNQADQKTATTVAAQAQSQRDSVSAVSLDEEAVNLITYQQAYQANMKVISTAKELFDSMLAAF is encoded by the coding sequence TTGAGTATGTTGAGCCAGATCGGCTACAGCGGTCTGCGTGCGGCGCAGATCGCCCTGTCCACCTCCGGCCAGAACGTCGCCAATGCCAATACCCCCGGCTTCAGCCGGCTGAACCCGGTGCTCGCCTCGCTGGCCGGCGAGGGCGGCCTGAACGTCGGCGGTGGCGTGGTGGTGACCAGCATCCGCCGCATGGCCAACGACTTCCAGAACCAGCAGCTGTGGCGCGCCACCACCGAGCAGAGCTACTACGACAGCGGCCAGCAGTACCTCTCGGCACTGGAGGGGCTGATGGGCGGCGAGGGTTCGAGCATCAGCGTCGGCCTGGACAACTTCTTCGCCGCGCTCAGCGAGGCCACCGCCACGCCCGGCTCGGTCGCGCTGCGCCAGCAGATCATCAACGAGACCAAGAACCTCGCCCAGCGCTTCAACGGCCTGTCCGGCAACATCGACAGCCAGTTGCGCGCCCTGCAGGAACAGCGTGCGTCCATGGTCGGCGAAATGAATGGCCTGACCACCAACCTCGCCGCATTGAACAAGCAGATCGTCGAAGTCGGCTCTGCCGGCGGCGACACCACCGCGCTGCGCGACCACCGCGAAAGCCTGGTGCAGGATCTCTCGAAGTACGCCGCGATCCGCGTCAACGAAGTGCCCGATGGCTCGCTCACCGTCTCCCTGGCCAACGGCCAGCCGCTGGTGGCCGGTATCTCCGCCGGCCAGCTGGCGATCAACCGTACCGCCAGCGGCGAACAGGAAATCGCCCTGACCTTCGTCGGCACCCGTTTCCCGTTGACCCAGGACGGCATGGGTGGCGCCCTCGGCGCGCTGTACGACACCGAGTACGACTCCCTGCGGCCGAACCAGGACGCCCTGCACGAGATGGCGGGCCAGTTCGCCCAGATGGTCAACGACACCCTGGCCAAGGGCTTCGACCTCAAGGGCAATCCCGGCCAGGCGCTGTTGACCTACAACGCCGGCAGCACCACGGCGATGCTCACGGTGAACGGACTGAAGCCCGAGGAGCTGGCGCTGTCGGACACCGCGGGTGAAACCGGCAACAACGTGAACCTGCTGGCGCTGCTCGACCTCAAGGGGCAGACCATCACCGTCGGCGGCAGCCAGGTGACCCTCAACGACGCCTTCGCCGGCCTGCTCGGCAAGGTCGCCAGCGCCAGCCGGCAGAACCAGGCGGACCAGAAGACCGCCACCACCGTCGCCGCCCAGGCCCAGTCCCAGCGCGACAGCGTCAGCGCCGTGAGCCTGGACGAGGAAGCGGTGAACCTGATCACCTACCAGCAGGCCTACCAGGCCAACATGAAAGTCATCAGCACCGCCAAGGAGCTGTTCGACTCGATGCTTGCGGCCTTCTGA
- the fliI gene encoding flagellar protein export ATPase FliI produces MALGDGFKLEEALRSLDSVQLARVSGRLVRVSGLLLESLGCRRMTGQRCYVEVADGERLEAQVVGFNRDITYLMPFKKPVGLTSGSRVFPAPDEAVLHIDHSWLGRVVNGLGEPLDGLGKLAGRHPLPTELPQVNPLRRRPVSEPLDVGVRAINGLLTLGKGQRVGLFAGSGVGKSVLLGMITRQTKADVVVVGLIGERGREVQEFILHSLGPEGLQKAVVVVAPANESPLMRLKATELCHSIAAYFRDQGKDVLLLVDSLTRYAMAQREIALALGEPPATKGYPPSVFGMLPELVESAGNGEGETGSLSAIYTVLAEGDDHQDPIVDCARAILDGHIVLSRRLADVGHYPAIDIGASVSRCMSQVAEPAHLAAARQFKEFSGTYERIKELIPLGGYTPGMDVKTDRAVQLAPMLERYLRQETADGAELGNSIATLQSIVGGR; encoded by the coding sequence ATGGCCCTGGGCGACGGCTTCAAGCTCGAAGAGGCGCTGCGCTCGCTGGACTCGGTACAGTTGGCGCGGGTCAGCGGTCGCCTGGTGCGGGTGTCCGGCCTGTTGCTGGAAAGCCTGGGCTGCCGGCGCATGACCGGCCAGCGCTGCTACGTGGAAGTCGCCGACGGCGAGCGCCTGGAGGCGCAGGTAGTCGGCTTCAACCGTGACATCACCTACCTCATGCCTTTCAAGAAGCCCGTCGGCCTGACCTCAGGCTCGCGGGTCTTCCCGGCGCCGGACGAAGCCGTGCTGCACATCGATCATTCCTGGCTGGGGCGCGTGGTCAACGGCCTCGGCGAACCGCTGGACGGCCTCGGCAAGCTCGCCGGCCGCCACCCGCTGCCCACTGAGCTGCCGCAGGTGAACCCGCTGCGCCGGCGTCCGGTGTCCGAGCCGCTGGACGTTGGCGTGCGTGCCATCAATGGCCTGCTGACCCTGGGCAAGGGCCAGCGCGTGGGCCTGTTCGCCGGCAGCGGTGTGGGCAAGAGCGTGTTGCTGGGCATGATCACCCGGCAAACCAAGGCCGACGTGGTGGTGGTCGGGCTGATTGGCGAGCGCGGCCGCGAGGTGCAGGAATTCATCCTGCATTCCCTCGGCCCGGAAGGCCTGCAGAAGGCGGTCGTGGTGGTGGCCCCGGCCAACGAGTCGCCGCTGATGCGGCTGAAGGCCACCGAGCTATGCCACAGCATCGCCGCCTATTTCCGCGACCAGGGCAAGGACGTGCTGCTGCTGGTGGATTCCCTGACCCGCTACGCCATGGCCCAGCGCGAGATCGCCCTGGCCCTGGGCGAGCCGCCGGCCACCAAGGGCTATCCGCCGTCAGTATTCGGCATGCTCCCGGAGCTGGTGGAAAGCGCCGGCAACGGCGAAGGCGAGACCGGCAGCCTGAGCGCCATCTACACCGTGCTGGCCGAGGGCGACGACCACCAGGACCCGATCGTCGACTGCGCCCGCGCCATCCTCGACGGGCACATCGTGCTGTCGCGCCGGCTGGCGGACGTCGGTCATTACCCGGCCATCGACATCGGCGCCTCGGTCAGCCGCTGCATGAGCCAGGTGGCGGAGCCCGCACATCTGGCCGCCGCGCGGCAGTTCAAGGAATTCAGCGGCACCTATGAGCGCATCAAGGAGCTGATCCCGCTGGGCGGCTACACGCCGGGCATGGACGTGAAGACCGACCGCGCGGTGCAGCTGGCGCCCATGCTGGAGCGCTACCTGCGCCAGGAAACGGCCGACGGGGCGGAGCTGGGCAACAGCATCGCCACCCTGCAAAGCATCGTCGGCGGTCGCTGA
- a CDS encoding flagellar hook-basal body complex protein FliE has protein sequence MSSIMRVQQDMLERMNRYAELASGPAIQPAAQLSGNAPTQGIGASFEQALRSVDVEQHKASDAMAAVDSGKSDDLVGAMIQSQKAGVSFSALLQVRNKLTGAFDEIIRMPL, from the coding sequence ATGAGTTCGATCATGCGGGTCCAGCAGGACATGCTGGAGCGGATGAACCGTTATGCGGAACTGGCGAGTGGCCCTGCCATCCAGCCCGCCGCGCAGCTTTCCGGCAATGCGCCGACCCAGGGCATCGGCGCCAGCTTCGAGCAGGCGCTGCGCTCGGTGGACGTCGAGCAGCACAAGGCCAGCGACGCCATGGCCGCCGTCGACAGCGGCAAGAGCGACGACCTGGTCGGCGCCATGATCCAGAGCCAGAAGGCCGGCGTGTCGTTCTCGGCGCTGCTGCAGGTGCGCAACAAGCTCACCGGCGCCTTCGACGAAATCATCCGCATGCCGCTCTAA
- a CDS encoding flagellar FliJ family protein — protein MKAQIEMLGRLADVRGGKVRQLLGRVNYQQTLCQRYRNNITGLDRLCGFSVATSTPLQRHNQQQYKVTLHKMLQLQRRELEVAEQTLARIQGELLAAMRSEKVLTQVIEAKVGQWQLQLAQQEQKIQDGLAALSWWRGQA, from the coding sequence ATGAAGGCGCAGATCGAGATGCTCGGGCGCCTTGCCGACGTGCGCGGCGGCAAGGTCCGCCAGCTGCTCGGGCGGGTGAATTACCAGCAGACCCTCTGCCAGCGCTACCGCAACAACATCACCGGCCTGGACCGCCTGTGCGGCTTCAGCGTGGCCACCAGCACGCCGCTGCAGCGGCACAACCAGCAGCAATACAAGGTCACCCTGCACAAGATGCTGCAGCTGCAGCGCCGCGAGCTGGAAGTGGCCGAACAGACCCTGGCGCGCATCCAGGGCGAGCTGCTGGCCGCGATGCGCAGCGAGAAGGTGCTGACCCAGGTGATCGAGGCCAAGGTCGGCCAGTGGCAGCTGCAGCTTGCGCAGCAGGAACAGAAAATCCAGGATGGCCTAGCCGCGCTGTCCTGGTGGCGGGGGCAGGCGTGA
- the fliF gene encoding flagellar basal-body MS-ring/collar protein FliF, with amino-acid sequence MLQNLKERLPLAKFKLDPRLGLLGIALGAALLAAAVVFYLWRDQGAYRPLYGTGEAYPAADVMQVLDAESFDYRLHPQSGQVLVREEDLARARMLLAAKGVKVSMPAGYELFDKDEPLGTSHFLQDVRLKRSLEGELARTIMGLKGIEQARVHVAREDSNSFVVGRRDPAKASVLLQLAPGQRLSPEQVGAIVNLMAGSVPQLKPEDVSVVDQNGVLLSRGINGAGGPSQNWQAVDEYQRKAVGNVEEVLAPVLGLGNYRISVSADIDFSQKEETQQTYGESPRLRNEVLRNESTLDQLALGVPGSLSNRPPEAPPQPPQGQANAQNPTPPGNGKVASTDNKGATSTRQETTRQNDFDQSVTHIKYPAFALRQQSVAVVINAATAPEGGWTDKARADLETMVKSAVGFNAQRGDLITVSVFPFAATAVEESSASWWESSALQSLVRYTVLGLIALLFLLFGVRPAVRSLTQRAQPSATASALPEGSSEYPLALDAERRLALGSESVGGLNVLGELNPLSEIRLPAPGSGLEHQIEHLQMLAKNDPERVSEVIKHWIGRNDRHEPA; translated from the coding sequence GTGCTGCAGAACCTGAAAGAGCGCCTGCCGCTCGCCAAATTCAAGCTCGACCCGCGCCTGGGGTTGCTCGGCATCGCCCTGGGCGCCGCGCTGCTGGCGGCGGCGGTGGTCTTCTACCTATGGCGCGACCAGGGCGCCTACCGCCCCCTGTACGGCACCGGCGAAGCCTACCCGGCCGCCGATGTGATGCAGGTGCTCGACGCCGAATCCTTCGACTACCGCCTGCACCCGCAGAGCGGCCAGGTGCTGGTGCGCGAGGAAGACCTGGCGCGCGCCCGCATGCTGCTCGCGGCCAAGGGCGTGAAGGTCTCCATGCCGGCCGGCTATGAGCTGTTCGACAAGGACGAGCCGCTGGGCACCAGCCACTTCCTCCAGGACGTGCGCTTGAAGCGCAGCCTGGAAGGCGAGCTGGCCCGCACCATCATGGGCCTGAAGGGCATCGAGCAGGCGCGCGTGCACGTTGCCCGCGAGGACAGCAATTCCTTCGTGGTCGGCCGCCGCGATCCGGCCAAGGCCTCGGTGCTGCTGCAACTGGCGCCCGGCCAGCGGCTGAGCCCGGAACAGGTCGGCGCCATCGTCAACCTGATGGCCGGCAGCGTGCCGCAGCTCAAGCCCGAAGACGTCAGCGTGGTGGACCAGAACGGCGTGCTGCTCTCGCGCGGCATCAATGGCGCCGGCGGTCCCTCGCAGAACTGGCAGGCGGTGGACGAATACCAGCGCAAGGCGGTGGGCAATGTCGAGGAAGTCCTGGCGCCGGTACTGGGCCTGGGCAACTACCGCATCAGCGTCTCCGCCGACATCGACTTCAGCCAGAAGGAAGAAACCCAGCAGACCTACGGTGAGTCGCCGCGCCTGCGCAACGAAGTGCTGCGCAACGAGAGCACGCTGGACCAGCTCGCCCTCGGCGTGCCCGGCTCGCTGAGCAACCGTCCGCCGGAGGCGCCGCCTCAGCCGCCGCAAGGCCAGGCCAACGCACAGAACCCGACCCCGCCGGGCAACGGCAAGGTCGCCAGCACGGACAACAAGGGCGCCACCTCGACGCGCCAGGAAACCACCCGGCAGAACGATTTCGACCAGAGCGTCACCCACATCAAGTACCCGGCCTTCGCCCTGCGCCAGCAAAGCGTCGCGGTGGTGATCAACGCCGCGACCGCGCCCGAGGGTGGCTGGACCGACAAGGCCCGCGCCGACCTGGAGACCATGGTGAAGAGCGCCGTGGGCTTCAACGCCCAGCGCGGCGACCTGATCACCGTCAGCGTGTTCCCCTTCGCCGCCACGGCGGTGGAAGAGTCCTCCGCCAGCTGGTGGGAGAGCAGTGCCCTGCAGTCGCTGGTGCGCTACACCGTGCTCGGCCTGATCGCGCTGCTGTTCCTGCTGTTCGGCGTGCGCCCGGCAGTGCGTAGCCTGACCCAGCGCGCGCAGCCGTCGGCCACCGCCAGCGCACTGCCCGAGGGCAGCAGCGAGTACCCGCTGGCGCTGGACGCCGAGCGGCGCCTGGCGCTGGGCAGTGAAAGCGTCGGCGGGCTCAACGTGCTCGGCGAGCTGAACCCGCTCTCGGAAATCCGCCTGCCGGCGCCGGGCTCGGGCCTGGAACACCAGATCGAGCATCTGCAAATGCTGGCGAAGAACGACCCGGAACGGGTCTCGGAAGTGATCAAGCACTGGATTGGCCGCAATGACCGACACGAGCCTGCCTGA
- the fliH gene encoding flagellar assembly protein FliH, giving the protein MAIKVIKADSRAWRPYRFPPRCATASGDSHGWDSDPAARQRAISEGFQEGLERGYQDGVGEGREAGLREGFEAGRQDGLRKGREEGRAAGRQAFDEASAPLQAAVDAFSDYHQAFQRARQKELLELVQKVAKQVIRVELTLNPTQLLTLAEEALAAMPGELGDVQILLNPEECARIRELNPERAAKWRLVPDERLALGECRVVTAQAEADIGCQQRLDSCMDALSAHLQDED; this is encoded by the coding sequence ATGGCGATCAAAGTCATCAAGGCCGACAGCCGCGCCTGGCGCCCCTACCGCTTCCCGCCGCGCTGCGCCACCGCCAGCGGCGACAGCCATGGCTGGGACAGCGACCCGGCCGCCCGCCAACGCGCCATCTCCGAAGGCTTCCAGGAAGGCCTGGAGCGCGGCTACCAGGACGGCGTCGGCGAAGGCCGTGAAGCCGGCCTGCGCGAAGGCTTCGAAGCCGGTCGCCAGGATGGGCTGCGCAAGGGGCGCGAGGAAGGCCGCGCCGCCGGCCGCCAGGCATTCGATGAAGCCAGCGCTCCCCTGCAGGCCGCCGTCGACGCCTTCAGCGACTACCACCAGGCGTTCCAGCGCGCGCGCCAGAAGGAGCTGCTGGAACTGGTGCAGAAGGTCGCGAAACAGGTCATCCGCGTCGAGCTGACGCTCAACCCCACGCAACTGCTGACACTGGCCGAGGAAGCGCTGGCCGCAATGCCGGGCGAACTGGGCGACGTGCAGATCCTGCTCAATCCGGAGGAATGCGCGCGCATCCGCGAGCTGAACCCCGAGCGCGCCGCCAAGTGGCGACTGGTGCCGGACGAGCGCCTGGCGCTGGGCGAGTGCCGCGTCGTCACCGCACAGGCCGAAGCCGACATCGGCTGCCAGCAGCGCCTGGACAGCTGCATGGACGCCCTGAGCGCGCACCTGCAGGACGAAGACTGA
- the flgM gene encoding flagellar biosynthesis anti-sigma factor FlgM, with translation MEITRQLASSALATSESAKAARSERTAPVAETSANAPAHDSLRLDEMQETLRAMPDVDQDRVAEIRRALMNGELQNDTRVLATSILSYHRGSDA, from the coding sequence ATGGAAATCACCCGGCAACTGGCCAGCTCCGCGCTGGCCACCAGCGAGTCCGCCAAGGCCGCGCGCAGCGAGCGCACCGCCCCGGTGGCCGAGACCAGCGCCAACGCGCCGGCACATGATTCGCTGCGCCTGGACGAGATGCAGGAAACCCTGCGCGCCATGCCCGACGTGGACCAGGACCGCGTCGCGGAAATCCGCCGCGCACTGATGAACGGCGAGCTGCAGAACGACACCCGCGTGCTCGCCACCAGTATCCTCTCCTACCATCGCGGCAGCGACGCATGA